The genome window CCATGTCAATAAAACTGACTATCAGGGGGGTGGGATGTGTTGGCGTTACGCTGTGCGGCCAAACATCAGCATTCCCACGCCATTTTGCAAAGTTTTGCTATTGAAGATAGCGAAGAGTGGCAGGACTTACCTTTGCTGGATCAGGCGCCCAGCCTGAAAAACCTCCTGCAGCAATTGCCTCTGTCGATCAAATCTGTGCGCTTAATGCGCTTAGACTCTGGTGCTTTGATTAAACCTCACCGCGATCATGGTTTGTGTCTGGAACGTGGCGAAGCCCGTCTGCATCTGCCGCTACAAACTAATCCTGAATTGAGGTTTTATGTCGCAGACCAGCTGGTACCTATGCAAGAAGGTGAGCTGTGGTATATCAATGCCGACCAACCGCATTGGGTCGAAAATAAAGGCGCTCTGGCCAGAATTAATCTGGTGATTGACTGTGAAGCCAACGATTGGTTAAAGGAGCAGGTGTATGCCCGATCAGCTGGGTAATCCGACAAAATTTGGCCGCACAGAACTGGCGCTTTATGCCGGAGCTTTGCTGCAGTGCAGTTCAACAGGCCAGGCTAAGCAGCTCATTGATCCTGTTTTGCATGCGCTATGTCAGCAGATTGAACTCGACTTACATCCTGCTATTTTTATTGATTCCGGCGCTACTGTCACGGCTTATGGCAAAGCTGTATCCCCGACTACTGCAGCACAATGCGCTGAAGACCCGGACAGGGGCCGTGTTTTTATTCAGGGCTTGCATCAGGCCATTCTGGACCAGTTACAGCAGATACCAGACCAACCAGTGCAGCTGCTGTATGCGGGCACAGGCCCATTGGGTTGGCTGGTTTTGCCTTTATTAGCTGTATTTGATGCCAGTCAGTTGCAAGTCACGGCTTTGGATATTCATCCGCAGTCTTTACAGAGTTTTAAAGCACTGACAGAGCACTTTGGCCTGTCAGACAGAATCACGGATTGGGTTTGTGTAGACGCTACCTTATGGCAACCCGAACCTAAACCAGCCTTTGATCTGATTGTATCTGAGACCATGAAACATTTGCTGCAGCAGGAACCTCAAGTGCAGATTTTCAGCCATTTACAGCAATTTCTTACTGCTAAAGGTCAGTTGATCCCGCAACAAATTAAACTGGATGCCTGGGTGGAATGGCGGGAGCAGGGGCGGCAACAACAGCATTACTTAGGGCCTTTATTTACGCTGGACAAGCAACTTTCCACTGCACTGGCTGCAGGAGATCTATCCGCATTTTCCGGTCAGTGGTCGTTACCAGAGTTTGAACCTGGTCCTGTGGATCTTAAACTCACCACTGATATTCAGGTGTATGAAACATACTGGCTGCGGGAACATCAGTCGCAACTGACAATGCCACGCTATAAATCCGGGCTGATGTTGGCTTCGGGCTCTGTTGTGCAGTTTCAGTATCAGCAGGGTATTTATCCGGATTTTGAGTTTCAGTACCAACAGCAGTGGCCTGAACTGGTCAGCAGTGAGGATATAAGCTGTGCTGGTGTATTTCACGCTAAACGACTCTGGCAAAAAACACAGCTGAAAAAGCGCAGACAAGCTGATGCGGAGTTCCCGGACGAGTGGTTACTGGATAAGGCGGTGCTTGATCTCTGTGGTGTAGGGCTGGAGCCAGGTATTCAGGCTTTGCATAGCTGTAGCAGGCTGAGCGACTTTGTTGCTTTCTTGCAGCCTTATGTGTCGGATTTGTCGGTA of Rheinheimera sp. MM224 contains these proteins:
- a CDS encoding aspartyl/asparaginyl beta-hydroxylase domain-containing protein, encoding MLALRCAAKHQHSHAILQSFAIEDSEEWQDLPLLDQAPSLKNLLQQLPLSIKSVRLMRLDSGALIKPHRDHGLCLERGEARLHLPLQTNPELRFYVADQLVPMQEGELWYINADQPHWVENKGALARINLVIDCEANDWLKEQVYARSAG
- a CDS encoding phytanoyl-CoA dioxygenase family protein, coding for MPDQLGNPTKFGRTELALYAGALLQCSSTGQAKQLIDPVLHALCQQIELDLHPAIFIDSGATVTAYGKAVSPTTAAQCAEDPDRGRVFIQGLHQAILDQLQQIPDQPVQLLYAGTGPLGWLVLPLLAVFDASQLQVTALDIHPQSLQSFKALTEHFGLSDRITDWVCVDATLWQPEPKPAFDLIVSETMKHLLQQEPQVQIFSHLQQFLTAKGQLIPQQIKLDAWVEWREQGRQQQHYLGPLFTLDKQLSTALAAGDLSAFSGQWSLPEFEPGPVDLKLTTDIQVYETYWLREHQSQLTMPRYKSGLMLASGSVVQFQYQQGIYPDFEFQYQQQWPELVSSEDISCAGVFHAKRLWQKTQLKKRRQADAEFPDEWLLDKAVLDLCGVGLEPGIQALHSCSRLSDFVAFLQPYVSDLSVRTRINQQLKSLSQSNTQTELPQVLTEAQLEFWQTQGYLVIPAVLSKEQCQLSCDVIWQYLQADPAQPDSWYQSTDKMQKIMLQLFRHPVLDANRQQPLIRKVYEQLWQRTDLVMTTDRVSFNPPETKSWRFPGPDLHWDVELIAPVPFATQGLVYLTDTTEQQGAFCCVPGFHLKIDHWINSQNKDPIELQQQNWADWPVKAIAAKAGDLIIWHQALPHGASRNTAEWPRMVHYINMYPLVD